From the genome of Thermomicrobiales bacterium, one region includes:
- a CDS encoding SDR family oxidoreductase translates to MARLDGKVAIITGGASGIGAASARLFAAEGASVGIIDLQADEIDQTVGEVQAAGGTAFGQAADVSRSDEVQQAIDAIADRFGRVDVLFANAGVSGHGTVVDIPEDEFRRTIEVNLFGGFHCARHAIPHMTSGGSIIFTASELALVGSRRNAAYTASKAGLIGMARSMALDHAPDGIRVNVLCPGPIDTPMLQRSIVGHADSAAYAQMIVDETPLHRIGRPDEIARVALFLASDDSSYMTGSTVVADGGATAQ, encoded by the coding sequence GGTTGTTCGCCGCCGAGGGCGCGAGCGTCGGCATCATCGACCTGCAAGCAGATGAGATCGACCAGACCGTGGGTGAGGTTCAGGCCGCCGGAGGCACGGCGTTCGGTCAGGCCGCTGATGTCTCGCGCTCGGACGAGGTGCAGCAGGCAATCGACGCCATCGCCGACCGCTTTGGTCGCGTTGATGTCCTGTTCGCCAATGCCGGTGTCTCTGGTCACGGCACCGTCGTCGACATCCCCGAGGACGAATTCCGGCGCACAATCGAGGTCAACCTGTTCGGTGGGTTTCACTGCGCCCGCCACGCCATCCCGCACATGACCAGCGGCGGCTCGATCATCTTCACCGCGTCGGAGCTGGCCCTCGTCGGCTCGCGCCGCAACGCCGCCTACACCGCCTCGAAAGCCGGCCTGATCGGCATGGCTCGTTCGATGGCGCTCGACCATGCGCCAGACGGTATCCGCGTCAACGTCCTCTGCCCCGGCCCAATCGACACGCCGATGCTGCAGCGCTCGATCGTCGGGCACGCGGACAGCGCTGCCTACGCACAAATGATCGTCGACGAGACACCACTGCATCGCATCGGGCGACCGGACGAAATCGCCCGCGTCGCCCTCTTCCTGGCGTCCGACGACTCGTCCTACATGACCGGCAGCACCGTCGTCGCCGACGGTGGCGCGACCGCGCAGTAG